tttctttggaaacaacttggatttggtttgataagccttaggtaaggtgtatgaaggtttttccaaacctctaagcaaagtagaaaagcttagggtaaagttttataaatatagccataggcacatatgccttattcttatttaatttccttttattttattttaactaggatggtgaaaagaggggtgaggtttagggttttagatcacttcaaatactaataacaagcaatcatggcaataacacaagaattaagcaagatcactatgtatcatacttaatttaataaaagtttttgttagttccaaattggaactagggaaattcatttgttttgttttgaacttttgggatgttacatcctcctccttatcggaggaagtggggttcctccatgagtggaggtcatcctcgctttcgctctccagttccccttcaatgaggaactggaggtcgccctccccatcagtcaggggcatgtcgccatctgacatgaagtcaaagtcccactcgggctccgacatcggctcgctcgaggaagaagattggaaagagaggccggaggagacggaggaagaagaagacattgctacagggaaagagggcttttcggtgccgatagctagaacggaGGAGGGGGATAAAAAAGCGAGtcagtcggcacagttaaataaggaggagcctgatggagatttaatgccattgcagtttccaaggaagtggtgctaaagctatcaaattttgcagagaagttgagaagacaaggcatcatgatgaaggatactgcgacggttctgctctgccacgacatgacccgacgaagaaaaaagcaGAGTgaatttggaattatcaattccaaaaccaggggggcatgtgttatcaccagaatttgaccgagtcagaggtgggccgcgatcaagatggacttgaagaatatacttggaagaaatacgtgaatcggcctgttatgcaaagtttgggctagtgtgcccgtgtatctgtaacataatagattatgtgtcggttagttagagtttgcctcgtgcacggttgggattattcccacgttagaaagtctacggactataaatatgtactagggtttatggaataaacaacaatcatcgttcaccacaaatcaatctaggcgcatcgccaactccttcgtctcgagggtttcttccgggtaagcatcatgctgcctagatcgcatcttgcgatctaggcagtacaagtttattcgttgccatgcgttgctcgtactgaagcctttttgatggcgagcaacgtagttatcttagatgtgttagggttagcattgttcttcgtatcatatgctgtcgtagtgcaacccttagacatctggccgccattacacctatcttaggtgtaggggcggcaccccgcttgatcattatttagtagatccgatccgttacggttgctccttgttcttcaaggattagtttaatatctgcaatagttaggccttacaaagggttggaggatccagcgacgcgtagggtgtagtttgctagccctagacaggatgttccggggatcaacctcgtgttggtttttaggccttgtctaggatcggcttacgatcaccgtacgtgaccgcgaggcccaatcgtgagtaggatgatccgattatgcggtgaaaaccctaaatcgtcgtagatcgttttagctttatcttgatcaagcaggaccaccatatattcgtacacctcgtacgaatcatgggtggatcggctctttgagccgattcacaggataacctgagagccgatcgaggctcgtatttaatgtttacgtgtatgccatgcaggaaactaagcgaggcatctccatcaccttcctgaccaggtataggtcaggtggcacgcccttgcaccagcatcggacgtgcgtgccggaggctttgcgggccgtcgctcggagggaccagggccagccgcagccctaagttgttcccggctctactgtgttgcccgtcgctgctcgccggtggtcaCTCGCGCCAAATCAGGGGTTGTGCAGCCCAAGAAGATTTTTGATCTTCACGTCGAAGGTTTATCTCCCATTCCGAAGACATATCGTGCTGCACTCAAGGATCCTAACTGGTGCTCAGCTATGACTGATGAGTACGGTGCTCTGCTCTCGAATAATACTTGGGAGCTTGTTGATCCTCCTCGCAATGCAAACATTGTCACCGGCAAGTGGATCTATCGTCACAAGCTCAAGTCTGATGGTTCTTTGGATCGATACAAAGCTCGTTGGGTTCTGCGAGGATTCACCCAACGTGAAGGGATTGACTTCGATGAAACCTTCAGCCCGGTTGTGAAACCAGCCACCATCCGTACAGTGTTGTCTATTGCCCTGTCTAGCAACTGGCCCATACATCAGCTCGATGTCAAGAATGCTTTTCTCAATGGCACTCTAGTGGAAACAGTCTATGCTCGCCAGCCGTCAGGGTTTGTTGATCCCAACTTCCCTGACAAAGTGTGTCGTCTCAACAAGTCCTTATACGGATTAAAGCAAGCACCTCGGGCATGGTTTCAGCGGTTTGCCACCTACATCACATCTCTTGGGTTCATTGGCTCCAAGTCCGACAGTAGCCTGTTCATCTATCGGCGTGGACCAGACACAGCATATCTTTTGCTCTATGTGGACGACATAGTATTGACGGCCTCCTCCTCAGCTCTACTGGCTAGCTTAATTGCCTCGCTTCAGTCAGAGTTTCGTATGACAAATATGGGAGATCTTCATTACTTTCTCGGCGTCTCCGTCAAGCACAGCAAGGATTGTCTGTTTCTCTCCCAAGAGAAGTATGTGTTGGAGCTTCTTGAGCGTGCTGGCATGTTGCATTGCAAGTCCATCACCACACCAGTTGATACCGCCTCCAAGTTATCAGCCAAATCAAGTGAACCAGTGGCAGATCCTACAGAGTATCGGAGTCTTGCAGGAGGTCTCCAATACTTGACATTCACCCGGC
This region of Lolium perenne isolate Kyuss_39 chromosome 2, Kyuss_2.0, whole genome shotgun sequence genomic DNA includes:
- the LOC127329695 gene encoding uncharacterized mitochondrial protein AtMg00810-like, coding for MTDEYGALLSNNTWELVDPPRNANIVTGKWIYRHKLKSDGSLDRYKARWVLRGFTQREGIDFDETFSPVVKPATIRTVLSIALSSNWPIHQLDVKNAFLNGTLVETVYARQPSGFVDPNFPDKVCRLNKSLYGLKQAPRAWFQRFATYITSLGFIGSKSDSSLFIYRRGPDTAYLLLYVDDIVLTASSSALLASLIASLQSEFRMTNMGDLHYFLGVSVKHSKDCLFLSQEKYVLELLERAGMLHCKSITTPVDTASKLSAKSSEPVADPTEYRSLAGGLQYLTFTRPDISYAVQQICLHMHDPRANHLLLVKRVLRYIRGTTDYGLTLFRRSSSKLTAYSDADWAGCPDTRRSTSGYCVFLGSNLVSWSAKRQHTVSRSSAEQRLVGFASFFRSFIDQSRVQLLCSVIMLVQST